aaactgcatcctctcctaagctcgggactggctactacctcgtcaaaccggccccctcaacccagtgtactggggagctgcatactctccgagcacagttgacggtacccacatactatctgagttatgtggttgcactctatctgtatctagcaacggtaccgtgccctgtaatctgtatctatctgtgtaactttcctcagggatctgatactatatacatatatacatatatatactcttttactgttttcatcgtgtttccaaaattaccataactttgtctttctgtactgtaaacactgtatctgtagcatcttgatgctacctctgtatatctatctgtgtattctgtatatatactctgtctgtgttctgtatgttatggtaataggaaaaacgTGGCATGTTATAactctgtatatatgtatataccgttctgtaataaactgtaatataaaatactgatctgagcatctgtatacatgtatttggatatatgtatataaccatttcatgaactattcatataaaactgtatatgcatgtacatttctctgtgaatataaatctatctctgtataatctcatatgctggaaaatcatatcaaatgtatatactatctataactttgtatttagtatagtttgatgtttcataacaactgtataagttcattcttcacatgaaaagtctacttaggccacacaaacatttatactcattttctttaaaaacagtataataaactgacataaaaatatgtttatgaaatatcATTTAAgtctattaaaactcctagcatagcatatttcccttacctcaattttgaaaagcccctataaaaatctggctctatacccgcaggattcctagatcaacctcctgaaaacacaatatcccaaaacaaaatattattattttttcgcctacgtcatttcttataactaccataaaaccaaaaactcaataaaagaccttacccagaatttgggatgaaacccaacttcgttttctcaacaatccgctctggcagatttgtggagaactctgccaggagcatcgtggtagctttggatcatcgatccggcgaccgGTGGggccagaaatgaagagagaagggagagaaagtcgtagggagagagagagacctttTCAAAATGAAATGAATCCCGGattctgtttatatatataacaggggatttcgtcgacgagaccctgtatttgtcAACAAGTCCtacacaaatttcgtcgacgaaatcctgtattcgtcgatgaaattcaggctgcctcagaacccctctcggtattttcccgtcgacgaagccctgtgttcgtcgacgaaattctgaaggccttcgtcgacgaagcttggcaatttccttctatttttgctttcatctctctctctctctctcttaatatttaaatattattattttctggatcttacatgaggggttaaatcatgacacacaattatccgcagggaagtttttcagttattattatgtatatacagatttacagggACAGAGAATaaacttatgtacattagaagtattttaaatagtaatctaaaatactgatatgttaagcaacaggaaaattgtggtggtttctattacttatACTATATTTATAGATCTAGTTATATAAGATTATATAacaacagattttcataatattgtaactcatttgccacactaacgatagcatatttcatcttattgagcaTTGGCTCATTCCAATtgctttaacatttttcaggtgattcaggtaggcgagcatatcaggctcatagatagaggggcctcagtattgtcctgatattagagtgagtatttttgggagtatttttgcaTAACCTaagccagttgaggatatttctggggaatagttatacatgtatattttgggaaataattTAGTACTTTGATATTgtgtataattatatatggttatgttcatttgatttccatttctcgctgcttaggttgatagttgagtttaattcaatttggtatcagagcattgtaaatgttatagtatagagaaaaaaaaaaaaaaaaaccccccatttaaatagcaagtcgttacattaTGTGTGTGTGGAGATTGTGTAGATGTGTAGTGTGTGAGCTGTGTGAAGTGTTGTGTTGTGCGCAGAGAGTGTGTGTGCAAAGTAGAGAATTgcaagaaaagaagagagagacagagagagttgagcagtgaggctctttgtattttttttcctcccagtatagtgcagtggtgtgtgctccgtagATGTAGGTCGATTCGATCGAACCAcataatttttagtattttcattgtAAATGTTTATTTTTCTTCGTATATAATTATTGCTCCAGGATCCCTCAATCCTAACAACAAATTCATTCGAAACTCATTTCATTTGTTACGAGTGCAAGAACTTCGATCAACTGATCGTCTTCCCCACTACGCCAACAGCTtctctcatcatcatcatcatcttcgcTTTCTCTCTATCCCATAGTGCTGCCCACGAACAAACTCGGCAAATGATCCATTCTTCTTTTTActttttccctttttaattttttctaatcaATCTTCCTTGTTTCGGGTTCGTATGGCGTATTGCGTAGAATCCACTCTCCGCATCAGGGAGGACTCGTAATACGTATGGGTTTGCTCGTCTTCCATTAACTTTTGGGTCAACGGATGTGGAAAATTCATCTCGCTTGCTCGTCTCCAGGAAGCTTCAGTTTTCAAACTCTGCGCTATTTTTTCTATGAGGcggaaagagagagaaatcaggAATGGCGAAGATTACCGCAGCACTCAGCAAACAACAAAACATAGGCCAAAAAGTATGGAACAAACAAATAAAATAGAGTAGATGCAACTTGAAAATTCAAAGCAAATACATCAACATTTTAGACCACTTGTCGAAGAAAGGttgaaataatattaaatttataccaagtaatttttaaaaatcttcgTAGTAaggaaaaattttatttatttatatatatttttacttctCTCTATTTTGATTTAAGGCCCAAATTGACACTTAGAAAACATTAAGACGTAATTTGAAATATCAAAAAATCTTACGGtccttttgaaattttgaaaatattagggaaagaaaaggaaaggaaaataggaAAGATCCCATTTTATCATATTTGGTTATCGAAGAAAGTGAGAATAGAGATAAAAATCTatcaataaaattttgattttacacattttaatatttagtttttcttaatttttaattatatgatAAGAATTTGCTATTTTAAATGGTATTTAATAtggagagaaaatataatgaaaaatgaactttcttcttatattttttttttatcattaatcCAAACTTGCCCTTAAAAAAAggcaaaaaagaagaagaagaaatctaCTTAAGATATTTTTgcttatgtttggttatcaagaaagaaagaaaaaaacaaaaaaaaatccaaatcaatgaacaaaaagtATAATTTTAAACACCATATATATTtgatatttcttaatttttatttgcatttaaataaaattttgtttggtACATATAGTTAACATTTAGTTTTCCTAATTTTTCATCATATTAGGACAAAATTTTACTTTTATAGTAATTGGTGTGGAGagaaaatacaattgaaaattattatttttattgttttcttgtcattccttttcttttttcaattaaAATCCTTGATTTAgatggaatttaaataaaaataagccTTTACATTGTGTTTGGTACAGGGAAAAgtgttgaaaaatataaagaaaacaatcatttatttcctaaataaaaaattaagaagatAATGATTTATTATGGAAAGCAATCACACTGCTTCTACACCAacctctctctctgtttttttgttttttttttcgcCTAACATTAAAGTCGGTCGAGTCTTGCTCTCTGCTATTTTTTATACGAGGCTGAAGGAATGGCGAAGATTCTCGCTGGTTACCCAGAAATTTTCTAATCACTCGCTTCACTTTTCTACTTTCCACCGACGCGTAGGAAGGCCCATAAATGAGCAACCGAAGAGGCTCATTTACATTGTGTTCTCTGGTAACATCTTCACTCACTCACACTCCCTCTGTCGCTGCTGAATTTTCATTGTCCAATGGCTTCCACCAGCAACCAAAGagcctcttcttctccttcttcttccgaTCTGCAGTTTTTATTCGATGTGTTCTTGAGCTTTAGGGGCGAAGATACCCGCAACAGCTTCGTTAGCCATCTCTACGCGACTTTGCATCGGAAAGGGATTAAGACCTACAAGGACGATGAAAAGCTCGAAAGGGGGAGAGAAATTTCGCCGGAGCTCCTGAAAGCAATTGAGGGTTCGAGGTTTTCGATCATCGTTTTCTCAGAAAACTACGCTTCTTCGACTTGGTGCTTGGATGAACTTGCGAAGATCATGGAATGCAAGAACCTGAGGCGGCAAAAAGTTCTCCCCATTTTCTACAATGTAACTCCCTCCGAAGTACGGAAGCAAACAGGGAAATTCGCAGAAGCCTTTGCGAAACACgaagaagagagaaaggagaaggtGCAGAGCTGGAGGGAAGCTCTGATCGAAGCTGCCAATTTGTCTGGGTGGAGTTCACATGAGCAGGGCAGGTATGTTTTAGTTAAACTGCTCTTCTGCTCAGCCCAAAAAGGTTGAGCCTGAAGGTAGAAttcttttagatttttttttttttttaatggaaataAGAATTCATCAACCCcatctttaaatttaaattttgcatACCTTTTAATAACATTTCACATAAAATTGGATTAAGTTTATGTACATtcaaatttaaatcttaaaattcaATCCCACAAATACAATTTAGGAATGAACtacgaatatatatatagtttttatatgTTCAAATTTAtgcagtttttaaaagaaaaaaaaatcacactgaaaagtttaaaaattaataaattttgaatTCTGAACAAAGtcttaataagaaaaaaataagttACATTCCCTAATACCATGGGTCTAAATTTGAGAGTAAATATGAttgtttgaaatatatatatatatatatatatatatatatatataaaattgccCTAGAAttcttaaatatttattttattaataatagtgacaagaagataatatatatatatatatttataataaattttaaaaatcaccCTTCTAATGATTCCTCATTAGGAAAATATATGAAAACatactttttattatttataataataataataataataattattattattattattattattatatgactCATAACCCCTACCCGGCAAGTCTTTGGGACTCGTACACATGACACcaaattagagaaatgaaaatattatagctCATTCATTGACGCATCTCCAATTATTCACCACGTAAATTATAAGacatattaaaacttttatactTTACTTATAtgttaactttatatatatatatatatatatatatatatatatatatcttttaaaacACTATATCTACCTGTCTAATAACCTACTGTCTTTTTACTTGTCAGTTTATTAACGCTACcactatttaaaaaataactacttCAATTGGTAGTTAACTCTTTAATGATTTCATGCTGATGTGTGATGAAGGGTGCGGATCAGGCGATGGCTCTGAGGGTCGCGCCCAGGAGTGAACCGACACTATGGCTTAATTAAAGTTGGTGGCCAGAACCAAGTtgatcattattaatattattttaataataatgaaagaGTAACGATTATAAATGTAACATGCAATTGGACAGGATTGATCTAACGTGTTGTCTCGtgcttaattatttatttaattatattatctCATCATAATcgataaaattataattaaatttgatTCATCCAAACATCAAGTTACAACAATTTGTATGCAGCTGTTTGAATGAAGAACTTAGTTTAAGGAGGTTATGTAGGTAAAgtcaaaatttttaatatataggAGCCTTTTGGTTTTGCTTATTTAAAGCATTATGGGAAGCCATAGTAATGAGGTTTTGCTTATTTGCTTATTTGATCTATTTAAGAGTTGTCGGTACGCCAATCTACCTAATAATTTCTTCATGCCATTCACAATTCTAATTATTTGTACCCAAAATCAAATTTCAAAAGTACAAAACCTCTAAGATTGTGCAGTTACTTTCTTACACAACACGCAATAAGAGTTTTGTAATTGAATGAATTTCATATTAACATTATTGATTTATGTTTAATTAAAGGCTAAAggaataaataaaacattttttttttgtatttaactATTTGTGGGTTTTGTAAGCTTGTCAAACCTTCTGTTCTATGTCTTCAGGTCTGAATCCATGCTTATTGATGAAGTTGCCCACTTTATGCTAAAGAAACTGAAGTATTTTTCCATAAGTATTTGTAAGGATCTATTTGGTATTAGTTCTCGCATAGAAGAATTGAATTCATTGTTATGCACCGAAGTCAATGACGTTCGCTTTGTAGGAATATGGGGCATGGGTGGCATAGGTAAGACCACCATTGCAGAAGTTGTTTATGATCAAATCTCTTATCAATTTGAAGCATGTTGCTTTCTTGCAAATATAAGGGAACATGATTTAGTTTTTTTGCAAGAAAAACTTCTTTCCCTAATCTTGATGGAAAGAAATGTACATATAGATTCTCTCAGTTTGGGAGCAAATGCAATAAGGGGCAGACTTTATTGCAGAAAGGTTCTTATTGTCCTTGACAATGTGGATAAGTTGGATCAGTTAGAAGCACTTGCTAGGAAGCATGATTGGTTTGGCCCTGGAAGTCGAATCATCATCACAACTAGAGATGAACATTTGTTAATTGCGCATAATGTAGCAAAAATATGCAAGGCTAAACATTTCGACTATGTGGAAGCTAGTGAACTCTTTTGCTGGAAGGCTTTTGGGCAGATATACCCCAAGGAAGAATATGTTGAAGTCATAAACTCACTAATAACTCATGCAAATGGCCTTCCATTAGCGCTTAAAATTTTGGGTTCTTTTCTTTGTGGCAGAGGTGTTGATGAATGGAAAAGTGTGTTGAATAAACTGAAAAAATATCCTAATGAAGAAATTCAAAAGATTCTTAAAATAAGTTATGATGCACTAGATGAACGGCAGAAGGATTTATTTCTTGATATTGCATGTTTCTTTCAAGGCGATTACAAGAAGTATATAATTAAAATACTAGAGGGACCTGATTTCTTCCCTATTGATATTAGTGTTCTTGTTGAGAAGTCGCTTACAACAATCCAAGATATGGGAAGGGGTAACATGGTGTTGATGCATGACTTATTACAAGACATGGGAAGGGATATTGTTCGTCAAGAGTCCCCTAAAGAGCCTGGCAAACGCAGTAGGTTATGGTCCTGTGAAGAAGTTTGTCATGTACTATCAAAAAAATCAGTAAGAGCCTTATACATGACCTTTATCTTGACATTTGGGAATTGATATTTTAGAAGTTTAGGCACTGTTTATCATATGACATGGAACACATTTAAAGGAATCCATTTAAGGTTTTAAATACTTATGTTTCTCACTTATATCTTTGTTATAGGGGACTGAAAAAGTTGAAGCCATTGTCCTAGACCTTCATGAACTAAAGGAGGTAAATTTTAGCGCTAAAGCCTTTGCAACCATGACCAATCTAAGATTGCTCAAAATCTATTATAAGGACCGACCTGAAGGATTTGAATATCTTCCCAGATTCAAAACTAATTGTAAATTGCACATTTCTGGAAGCCTTGAATTTCTTTCTAACAAATTAAGGTGTCTCTACTGGTGTGGATTTCCTTTTAAATCTATTCCTACAAAATTTTATCCGGAGAACATTGTTGAGCTTAATATGTCTTATGGCTGTATCAAACAACTGTGGAAAGGGGCCATGGTATGTCTTTTAACTGTTATGCTTCTTTACTTGAATACATCATAACGTCCaaaagaaattctctctctctctctctctctctctctctctctctctctcattttttaaTAAGTTAAAACTTCATGAAGCTTAGTAACTCATTCTctgctcttttctttttttttttctttaaaacagGTATTAAAGAATTTGAAATTCGTGAATCTCAGTCACTGCCAAAATTTGAGGAAGACCCCAAACTTTAGTGGCGTCCCAAACCTTGAGTGTATAATTCTTAAAGGTTGTATAAGTTTGGTTAAGATTCATCCATCCATTGGAACCCTTAAGAGgcttattattttgaatttaaaggATTGCAAAAATCTTAGATATCTTGTGAGCGCAATTGACTTGGAATCTCTTGAAAGTCTCATTCTCTCGGGTTGTTCGAAACTCCAGATATTTCCTAAGGTTTCAAGTAATATACCGCATTTACGGCAGCTTTCTTTGCAGAGGACTTCCATCAAAGAGCTACCATCTTCCATTAAATATCTCAGTGGCCTCGTTTTACTAGATCTTGAAGAGTGCAAAAACCTTGAGCTTCTCCCAAGCAGCATATGTGCACTACGATCTCTTGAAATACTCACTCTTTCGCATTGTTCAAAACTTGCGGAATTGCCAGAGGACTTGGGGAGTTTAGAATGTTTACGGGAACTACGTGCTAATTCGACAGCCATAAACCAGCTTCCGCCCTCTATCATACAATTGAAGAACTTAGACCTTGTAAATTTTTTCGGAGCTGGTCTTGGTCCACAGATGTTGAAAGCACGGCCTGGTCAACGTTTCTTTACATTATTGCGAAGTAGAGATCATATGATCACCCGTCTAGATTTGTCTTTATTGGCAAGGCTATGCTCTTTAGTATCTCTAAATGTTGGTGCTTGCAATCTCTTGACAATCCCGAATGATATAGGCTGCTTGTCATCTTTATGGGAGTTAAACCTCAGCTATAATAATTTCGTAAGCATTCCTTCAAGCATCAGTCAGCTTTCTAATTTACATTCCCTAGATTTGACGGGTTGTGAAAGGCTCCAAGCATTGCCAGAGCCCCCATCAAGTTTCACAACTTTAGTTGCAGACGGTTGCACATCACTGGAAAATTTAGCAAATGCACACGCATGGAATTTTTGGCGTGCTGGATTCTCAAATTGTCCAAAATTACTGGAGAATCACTACATTGATGATTTGGTTGAGATGTGGGTAAAGAATCATTtgcaggtctctctctctctctctctctatctctctctctctctctctctctctcttcatacgGCTTTAATCTTGGTGCAGGATCACTATTCAAAATTCCACACTATTCTTCCTGGAAAAGAGATTCCAAAGTGGTTGAGCCATCATGACATGGGGGATTCAGTGTCCATTCAAGTGCCTCCAAATTGGTATGATGGTACTGTGGGAGTTGCTATGTGTGTTGTTTTTAAATCCCAAGAACGAAGCGTCCCTACACGTCCAGCAATGTGGTGGGGGATAAGGGGTAGAAATCGCTATAAGATGCTCTTTGAGTACCGCATTGACTACTTTGACCATCGAGCATTCAAAACCAATGAAGAGCACTTGTGGTTTGGTTTTTTAAATTTAGATACTCTAATGAATGATTTGCCATGGACACAGACTTTCTTGCCACGGAGAGAAGATAGCAAGAAGATGACTGCTTCCATTTATCTCGCCCTAGAGTCTGGGCATGTAATAGAGAAGTGTGCAGCCCGTCTAGTGTTCAAAGAAGGCGTGGAAGAAAAGGACAAAGACGTGTGTACCTCTGACGAGGCTCAGAGTGAAGCTTCTCAGTTTTCAGACGTCGGTGTTTGTATGTCCTTCATTGCTAGGATTTCTGAATTCAGAAATTGGTAAATGGTACAATAATATAAACTTTTGTTACTATTTGCTtgtaaaaatagttttatttttattttttaacttttcaaataattacaacaaATACTACcctttctctaattttttaaaatgtgccacatcacaataataatagtatattgagaataaaaatatgcattttcttaataataGTGAAAAGaagataatataaaaaataaattttgaatatcacctttctAATGATTCTTGATAAggaaatatatgaaaaaaatatttttattatttataatactaataatatttatttatttattttatgactCATAACTCCTGCCTAAATCAAAGGAACAAAAACATTGTAACCCATTCATTTACACATCTCTGATTATTCACCATGCAAACcataatacatattaaaaattttataatctaCATATATgccaactttatatatatatttttttggataaAGATATACTCTCAATTTTATATCTAATTtacaagttaattttttttttgtaacttgctttaaatttttcttttttttcaagtAAATAAGATCACGTTGTCTTGAactcaatttgttttttttttttttttggtttttacacatctttaatattttatttttcttaatttttaattatatgagaaaatttagttattttaaatggtatttgaTATGGAGAGAAAATACAGTGGAAAATGACTttctttcttaattattttcttttctttttctttcctcgAGTAAAATCATTGATCGAAACTAGCCCTTAGGcaaaggggaaaaaaaatgaaTCTACTTTtacatgtttggttatcaaggaaagtaagaaagaaattaaaaaaaaaaattccaaatgaatgaacaaaaatataattttgaacactatgttgtatttgtgtgtgactcttatacttggtggggctcataaacaaaggaagaaaaacatatgggTGAAGAACTTGTGCCGTTGactatggtgtattcccaagaggggggtgaattggaaatttaaaaatttatttcctaagttaaactatccagcagcagtatatacacaacctaaaCTCTGTCTATACAATTctaaatgcgtagataaatataatgtgcggaaattaaatcatatgcaacATTCATGTGaagtgcagtaaatataaagtgccgAAATGTGAAGTGCACGCACGATATGTTGTTAAGATTGGAAAAGAATGATTTTCTCTATTGatattttaatacaaaaattacaagggtatatatacataagaCAAACTAATTTTATTGACCAAACCAAACATATATTTGTTTTCAGATGTAAACACATCTTAATTTCTTTGAACTCTCTCAAACATTTCATCAAACATGTTGCGGGCGTTAAAAACACGTCAATACGAAAattaaacagttgaaagatgacATCTTAGACTCACAAATTCATTCCAACTCATTCATTTGTTACGAGTGCATGAACTTCGATCAACTGATCTTGTTCCCCACTACGCCAACAGCTTCTctcaacatcatcatcatcttcgcTTTCTCTCTATCTCATAGTGCTGCCCACGAACAAACTCGGCAAATGATCCATTCTTCTTTTTACTTTTtgcctttttaattttttctaatcaATCTTCTTTGTTTCGGGTTCGAATGGCGTATTGCGTAGAATCCACTCTCCGCGTCCGGGAGGTCGTAATACGTATGGGTTTGCTCGTCTTCCATTAACCTTTGGGTCAACGGATGTGGAAATTCTTCTCGCTTGCTCCTCTCCAGGAAGCTCCAGTTTTCAAACTCTGCGCTATTTTTTCTATGAGgctgaaagagagagaaatcaggAATGGCGAAGGTTCCCGCGGGTACTTACCAAACAACAAAACATAGTCCAAAAAGTAAGGAACAAACAAATAAAATAGAGTAGATGCAACTTCAAAATTCAAAGGAAATACTTGTCGAAGTAAGGttgaaataatattaaatttatagcaagtaatttttaaggaaaatttgtatttatttatttatatttttgcttCTCTCTATTTTGATTTAAGACCCAAATTGACACTTTGACAACATTAAGGGTTATTTCAAACTTCTAAAATCTTACGtccttttgaaattttgaaaatattgaaaaaagaaagaaaaataggaaaaattctATTTcatcatatttggttatcaaggaaagtgagaataaaaataaaaatctatcaacaaaattttaaatttacacatctttattatttagttttttttaatttttaattatataataaaaatttaatattttaaatggtatttaacatggagagaaaatataatgaaaaatatattttcattttttttttctattctttctTCGGTTAAAACCATTAATCCATACTGGCCCTtaggaaaggggaaaaaaaaagaagaaatctAATTTTTCaggtttggttatcaagaaagaaacaaacaaacaaaaaaaaatccaaatcaatgaacaaaaagtATAATTTTAAACATCATTTATATTTgatatttcttaattttatttgcatttaaataaaattttgtttggtACATATGGTTAACATTTAGTTTTCCTAATTTTTCATCATATTAGGACAACATTTTACTTTTATAGTAATTGGTGTGGAGAGAAAATacaagagaaaatttttttttttttatatgaggCTGAAGGAATGGCGAAGATTCTCGCTGGTTAACCCAGAAATTTTCTAATCACTCGCTTCACTTTTCTACTTTCCACCGACGCGTAGGAAGGCCCATAAATGAGCAACCGAAGAGGCTCA
The sequence above is a segment of the Malania oleifera isolate guangnan ecotype guangnan chromosome 8, ASM2987363v1, whole genome shotgun sequence genome. Coding sequences within it:
- the LOC131161291 gene encoding disease resistance protein RUN1-like → MASTSNQRASSSPSSSDLQFLFDVFLSFRGEDTRNSFVSHLYATLHRKGIKTYKDDEKLERGREISPELLKAIEGSRFSIIVFSENYASSTWCLDELAKIMECKNLRRQKVLPIFYNVTPSEVRKQTGKFAEAFAKHEEERKEKVQSWREALIEAANLSGWSSHEQGRVRIRRWL
- the LOC131161782 gene encoding disease resistance protein Roq1-like, producing MLIDEVAHFMLKKLKYFSISICKDLFGISSRIEELNSLLCTEVNDVRFVGIWGMGGIGKTTIAEVVYDQISYQFEACCFLANIREHDLVFLQEKLLSLILMERNVHIDSLSLGANAIRGRLYCRKVLIVLDNVDKLDQLEALARKHDWFGPGSRIIITTRDEHLLIAHNVAKICKAKHFDYVEASELFCWKAFGQIYPKEEYVEVINSLITHANGLPLALKILGSFLCGRGVDEWKSVLNKLKKYPNEEIQKILKISYDALDERQKDLFLDIAFAYNNPRYGKG
- the LOC131161786 gene encoding disease resistance-like protein DSC1, which translates into the protein MHDLLQDMGRDIVRQESPKEPGKRSRLWSCEEGTEKVEAIVLDLHELKEVNFSAKAFATMTNLRLLKIYYKDRPEGFEYLPRFKTNCKLHISGSLEFLSNKLRCLYWCGFPFKSIPTKFYPENIVELNMSYGCIKQLWKGAMVLKNLKFVNLSHCQNLRKTPNFSGVPNLECIILKGCISLVKIHPSIGTLKRLIILNLKDCKNLRYLVSAIDLESLESLILSGCSKLQIFPKVSSNIPHLRQLSLQRTSIKELPSSIKYLSGLVLLDLEECKNLELLPSSICALRSLEILTLSHCSKLAELPEDLGSLECLRELRANSTAINQLPPSIIQLKNLDLVNFFGAGLGPQMLKARPGQRFFTLLRSRDHMITRLDLSLLARLCSLVSLNVGACNLLTIPNDIGCLSSLWELNLSYNNFVSIPSSISQLSNLHSLDLTGCERLQALPEPPSSFTTLVADGCTSLENLANAHAWNFWRAGFSNCPKLLENHYIDDLVEMWVKNHLQDHYSKFHTILPGKEIPKWLSHHDMGDSVSIQVPPNWYDGTVGVAMCVVFKSQERSVPTRPAMWWGIRGRNRYKMLFEYRIDYFDHRAFKTNEEHLWFGFLNLDTLMNDLPWTQTFLPRREDSKKMTASIYLALESGHVIEKCAARLVFKEGVEEKDKDVCTSDEAQSEASQFSDVGVCMSFIARISEFRNW